The genome window TGTCATACGCATCAAATGGTCATCTACCACTACGGCAAAGTTATACGTCGGATAACCGCTGGTTTTTTGAATTACCAAATCATACAAATCTTTGCTGGCAAACTTCACATGACCGCGGATCATATCTTCCCACTCTACGTCTCCTTCTTCAGGCATACGGAAACGAATGACATATTTGCGTCCTTGCGCTTCCAATTCTTTTTGTTGTTCGGGTGTCAAATCGCGGCATTTTCCGCTATATTTGGGAGGGCGATGCTCTGCAATACATTTTTGGCGATTTTCTTCCAATTCTTCTGCCGTACAGTAGCATTTGTAGGCTTTGCCTTCCGCAATCAATTGGTCAATATATTTTTTATAAATTCCCTGATCGGCACGCATGGCTTGATAATAGGGAGTATCCGGGCCTTTGTTGGTGCCGTCCGGCATTGGGCCTTCGTCCCAATTTAGTTTCATCCATTGCATACCCTCAAAAATGGCATCGGTGGAAGCTTGTGTGCTTCTTTCTTCGTCCGTATCTTCAATGCGAAGCAAAAAAGTGCCATTATTTCTTTTGGCAAAAAGGTAGTTAAAAAGGGCAGTACGCACTCCTCCGATATGTAAAAATCCCGTCGGTGAAGGGGCGAAACGAACTCTAACTGTCATATCTGTTTTCCTCGATAAAAATAAATTATTGCATATAGATATATTATACTTATTATTGGGAAATTATTTAAAATATAAATGAAGATATTTTTTTTCTTTTTTTAGAGGTTTTATGGGGTTTTTTGCAGTAGCCGGCTTAATTCTGCTCATCATGCAAATAGTTATTGGGATTTGGTTTTATTTTTCCTTTCCTTCTTTAGGCTGGAAAATCCCCTCGCTGCTTGTACCTTTTTCATTAACTTTACTAATGCTGTTTACCCTATCCTATACACGCAGCCACTATGGTTTTTGGGAGAAAATCGCCTATTATTTGGCATATACGTGGGCTGGTCTTGTGTTTATCTTCTTTTTCATTATTTTGGCCTTTATCTTATTACAAGCCTTATGTGCCCTTTTCCACTGGCAGAGCAAAACATTCATTACATATAGCAGTATGGCGACATTGAGTGTAGTGATGGTTCTTTCCATGCTGGGTGGAATCAAACCCCCTGTGATAAAGCATGTGGAGATTTCTATGCCACATGCTCCTCAAATGAAAATTGCCGTTTTATCTGATGCGCATTTAGGGGTAGGAGTATCTGTTGATCGATTTAAAAAGGCTTTGAACAAAATTTCTCAAGAAAATCCGGATGCCGTTTTCGTGTTGGGAGATTTGTTTGAGTATGGTCCTCATCGGCAGCAATACGCACAGGCTTTGGCTGATTTAAAAACAAAATACGGAACGTTTGGCGTATTGGGAAATCATGAATATTATGTAGGGTTAGAAAAATCCCTCGAATTTTACAAACAGGCCAACATTCACCTTTTGGACAACAAAATACACCTCTTACCCAATGGGTTGGAAATTATCGGAGTTAATGATATCCTTACCTCTCGAGTGCAAGCCTCTCAATTAGAAAATTTGTTAAAAAACTCTCACCCCGATCGCGCGCGAGTTTTATTAAGTCATCAACCCTTGCTAACACACGTGGCTGCAGCGTATCAAATTCCGTTGATGCTTAGCGGCCACACACATAATGGGCAAATATTCCCCTTTAATTTCTTTGTAAAATTAAGATATAAATATATATACGGCCGGTACAATCTTTCTGACAAATCCCAATTGTATGTGACGTCAGGAATGTTTTACTGGGGAATGCCTTTACGTTTCTTAACAACAGCGGAAATTCCGCTTTTGCATATAAAAAATCATGATTAAAAAATTATTAATTTTTTTATTTATTTTTCTCTTTTCCGGATGGACGGCAATGGCTGAAGAAATCCGGTTTGAAGACTTGTCTTTGGAAGAAAAACTAGGGCAAACTTTAACCGTATTTGTAGATATAGACAGTGCCGACATTTTCCGCCCTATTATCGAAAGCGGAAAAGTGGGTGGGGCGCTTATTCAATGGGGCAAT of Elusimicrobiaceae bacterium contains these proteins:
- a CDS encoding metallophosphoesterase, whose product is MGFFAVAGLILLIMQIVIGIWFYFSFPSLGWKIPSLLVPFSLTLLMLFTLSYTRSHYGFWEKIAYYLAYTWAGLVFIFFFIILAFILLQALCALFHWQSKTFITYSSMATLSVVMVLSMLGGIKPPVIKHVEISMPHAPQMKIAVLSDAHLGVGVSVDRFKKALNKISQENPDAVFVLGDLFEYGPHRQQYAQALADLKTKYGTFGVLGNHEYYVGLEKSLEFYKQANIHLLDNKIHLLPNGLEIIGVNDILTSRVQASQLENLLKNSHPDRARVLLSHQPLLTHVAAAYQIPLMLSGHTHNGQIFPFNFFVKLRYKYIYGRYNLSDKSQLYVTSGMFYWGMPLRFLTTAEIPLLHIKNHD